The following are from one region of the Amycolatopsis sp. QT-25 genome:
- a CDS encoding SDR family oxidoreductase, whose amino-acid sequence MTTYFVTGATGFLGKRLVARLLRRPETVAVHVLVRETSRGKLPSHEKLVPVTGDLTEPSLGIDPAHLGPLDHVVHLGAIYDLTADEAANRAANVDGTRHVLEFAAAAKAGLFHHVSSIAVAGQYAGRFTEADFDLGQSFASPYHATKFEAEKLVRRHGKTPFRVYRPSAVAGDSRTGEMDKIDGPYYFLPAISRLAALPRRLPLAAPDLGATNIVPVDYVVEAMEHLMHVDAPSGSTYHLASPRPQPLHEVYNAFARAAGAPKISAVLPVRPSGVLKRTGTRLAKTAAAGLDRIPGGRSARAAVLTELGIPPEVLPHLSLEVDFDTSATTAALEGSGITLPPLTEYAGPLYRYWLEHLDPDRGRRRRGPEPLDGRKVLITGASSGIGRASALAVAAKGGEVILVARRADELEEVREQIVAAGGKAAAYPCDLTDGDAVDALVKDVLAAHGAVDMLVNNAGRSIRRSLSLSTERFHDFERTMAINYFGPVRLTLGLLPSMTARGFGHVVNVTTQGLQTDTPRFSAYLASKAALEEFGLTAGRETLSDGVTFTSVRMPLVRTDMIAPTGSYRGMPSSSPERAAALVVKALEKRPEILNLPEGTAAELVTLVAPRTTRFFAHLVYRAMPESAPESRGLPRKAPLASVAGAVTRLVWRRRP is encoded by the coding sequence ATGACCACCTACTTCGTGACGGGCGCGACGGGTTTTCTGGGCAAACGCCTGGTAGCCCGCCTGCTACGGCGACCCGAGACCGTCGCCGTCCACGTTCTCGTGCGGGAGACCTCCCGCGGGAAACTCCCGAGCCACGAAAAGCTCGTTCCCGTGACCGGCGATCTGACCGAACCCTCGCTGGGCATCGATCCCGCCCACCTCGGTCCCCTCGACCACGTCGTGCACCTCGGCGCGATCTACGACCTCACCGCGGACGAAGCGGCGAACCGCGCGGCCAACGTCGACGGCACTCGCCACGTCCTGGAGTTCGCCGCCGCCGCGAAGGCCGGGCTCTTCCACCACGTCTCGTCGATCGCGGTCGCCGGGCAGTACGCCGGGCGCTTCACCGAAGCCGACTTCGACCTCGGCCAGAGCTTCGCGTCGCCGTACCACGCGACGAAGTTCGAGGCCGAGAAACTCGTGCGACGGCACGGGAAAACGCCGTTCCGGGTGTACCGGCCCTCCGCCGTGGCCGGTGATTCGCGGACCGGCGAGATGGACAAGATCGACGGCCCGTACTACTTCCTCCCCGCGATCTCCCGGCTCGCCGCGCTGCCGCGCCGTCTTCCACTGGCCGCCCCGGATCTCGGCGCCACGAACATCGTGCCGGTCGACTACGTCGTCGAAGCGATGGAACACCTCATGCACGTCGACGCGCCCAGCGGCAGCACCTACCACCTCGCGTCGCCCCGCCCGCAGCCGCTTCACGAGGTTTACAACGCCTTCGCGCGAGCCGCGGGCGCGCCGAAGATCTCCGCCGTCCTTCCCGTTCGGCCGTCCGGGGTGCTGAAGCGCACCGGAACCCGGCTGGCGAAAACCGCGGCGGCCGGGCTGGACCGGATTCCCGGCGGACGTTCGGCCCGCGCGGCGGTACTGACCGAACTCGGCATCCCGCCCGAAGTCCTGCCTCACCTGAGCCTGGAGGTCGACTTCGACACGAGCGCGACCACAGCCGCGCTCGAAGGCAGCGGAATCACCTTGCCCCCGCTGACGGAGTACGCCGGTCCGCTCTATCGGTACTGGCTCGAGCACCTGGATCCCGATCGCGGCCGCCGCCGCCGCGGGCCGGAACCACTCGACGGCCGCAAGGTCCTGATCACCGGCGCCTCGTCGGGTATCGGGCGCGCGTCCGCGCTGGCCGTCGCCGCGAAGGGCGGCGAAGTGATCCTCGTGGCCAGGCGCGCCGACGAACTCGAAGAGGTCCGCGAGCAGATCGTCGCGGCGGGCGGGAAGGCGGCGGCGTATCCGTGCGACCTCACCGACGGCGACGCGGTCGACGCACTGGTCAAGGACGTGCTGGCCGCGCACGGCGCCGTCGACATGCTGGTCAACAACGCGGGCCGCTCGATCCGGCGGTCGCTTTCGCTGTCCACCGAACGGTTCCACGACTTCGAACGCACGATGGCGATCAACTACTTCGGCCCCGTGCGGCTGACCCTCGGCCTGCTGCCCTCGATGACCGCGCGCGGGTTCGGCCACGTCGTCAACGTGACCACCCAAGGACTCCAGACCGACACCCCGCGGTTTTCCGCTTACCTGGCTTCGAAGGCCGCGCTGGAGGAGTTCGGGCTGACCGCCGGCAGGGAAACGCTTTCCGACGGTGTCACCTTCACGTCGGTCCGGATGCCGCTGGTGCGCACCGACATGATCGCGCCGACCGGGTCCTATCGCGGTATGCCGTCGAGCTCCCCCGAACGCGCCGCCGCGCTCGTGGTGAAGGCCTTGGAGAAACGGCCCGAGATCCTGAATCTGCCCGAGGGCACGGCCGCCGAACTCGTGACGCTCGTCGCACCCAGGACGACGCGGTTCTTCGCCCACCTCGTCTATCGCGCGATGCCCGAGTCGGCGCCGGAATCCCGTGGCCTGCCCCGGAAGGCGCCACTCGCCTCGGTGGCGGGCGCGGTCACCAGGCTGGTCTGGCGCCGCCGCCCCTGA